The Candidatus Hydrogenedentota bacterium genome includes a region encoding these proteins:
- a CDS encoding peptidylprolyl isomerase encodes MNTKYTVAAILLAAMAAAGCGQSTPPAPQSPAGGATASAPVTTGEGDAAQDSGSQAENTPVVIGDALAEEAKKEPELPEIVAKVNDEPIMGKQFARQLAAHEQMMGAHGMTGKPGADQRREVLNAVIDEKVLSILAKQAGIATSDEEAKAELEKAKAQMPSEDFYKQYLESQGMTEDDLLALIRNKLDNQKFMEAKTADLTISDEELKAEYEKYKAAGQMERPEATTDVAHILVKVDGKDEAAWAAGKEKIDAARARIVGGESFAAVAKDVSDDPGSKDRGGAYPNTPKGKMVPEFEEKMASTPIGEISDPFKTTYGWHILTVTGKHEAGTVALEEIKDDLQKYMLSKKRYEAVKQIVADARPTMKIEIFLDGETPPAETPPAEATPETPDGENKPGDAAPPPEVPEAPTAQDKPDGV; translated from the coding sequence ATGAATACCAAGTATACAGTCGCGGCCATTTTGTTGGCGGCCATGGCAGCCGCCGGTTGCGGCCAGAGCACTCCGCCTGCGCCCCAATCCCCTGCGGGCGGCGCAACGGCGTCGGCGCCGGTTACGACCGGCGAAGGCGACGCAGCCCAAGACAGCGGCTCACAGGCCGAAAACACGCCCGTGGTCATCGGCGACGCTCTGGCCGAAGAAGCCAAAAAGGAACCGGAACTGCCCGAAATCGTCGCCAAGGTGAACGACGAACCCATCATGGGAAAGCAATTCGCCCGGCAGTTGGCCGCCCACGAGCAAATGATGGGCGCCCATGGCATGACCGGCAAGCCCGGCGCGGATCAACGCAGGGAAGTGCTCAACGCGGTGATAGACGAGAAAGTGCTCTCGATACTGGCGAAGCAGGCCGGCATCGCCACGTCGGACGAGGAAGCCAAGGCCGAATTGGAAAAGGCCAAGGCCCAGATGCCCTCCGAAGACTTTTACAAGCAATACCTTGAAAGCCAGGGCATGACCGAAGACGATTTGCTGGCCCTCATCCGAAATAAACTCGACAATCAGAAATTCATGGAGGCCAAGACGGCGGATCTAACGATATCCGACGAAGAATTGAAGGCCGAATATGAAAAGTACAAGGCCGCCGGCCAGATGGAACGTCCCGAGGCAACCACCGATGTTGCCCATATCCTGGTAAAAGTTGACGGCAAGGACGAAGCCGCATGGGCCGCCGGCAAAGAAAAAATTGACGCCGCGCGAGCGCGAATCGTGGGCGGGGAAAGTTTCGCGGCGGTCGCCAAAGACGTCTCGGACGATCCCGGATCGAAAGATCGCGGAGGCGCCTATCCCAATACCCCTAAGGGGAAAATGGTCCCCGAGTTCGAGGAAAAGATGGCGTCCACGCCCATCGGCGAAATCAGCGATCCATTCAAGACCACCTATGGATGGCATATTTTGACGGTTACCGGCAAACATGAAGCCGGCACCGTGGCCCTCGAAGAAATCAAGGACGACCTTCAAAAATACATGCTCAGCAAAAAGCGTTACGAAGCCGTAAAGCAGATTGTGGCGGACGCCCGGCCCACCATGAAAATCGAAATTTTCCTCGATGGCGAAACCCCACCCGCCGAAACGCCTCCGGCCGAAGCCACGCCGGAGACGCCGGATGGCGAAAACAAGCCGGGGGACGCCGCCCCTCCGCCCGAGGTCCCCGAGGCGCCGACTGCACAAGACAAGCCGGACGGCGTATAA
- a CDS encoding extracellular solute-binding protein, producing the protein MKYVFLGSFIVMTLLSVAAWMWRPGGRDDDRVEIVWVCDDNPVRREQIDLFNKLNPKYYLRLDPQNMGMEKTIVQCLAGVGPDIFDCYSGFQLTAFVRSGIAYDCTEAFRDRGIDINKVWPCLLPLVRYEDRVYGHPGNGGGPALWFNKALFDAAGEPYPRSDWTWQEFLPIAKRLTRFDARGRPIQFGLMMGTWDWIGVFLGQWNATIYTPEGTRCVLDSPEACAAAQFYQDLIHVHRVLPSPTEELAMATAGGWGSGTISLFGAGRGAMAVGGRWWLCMLRGKDYAHLRLGAVEMPAGPSRRLFGYGRASLINAKSPNREGALAFLEYLHGPDWNNLINRQADALAPVMQYNYTDEFLHNPEYPEEDYNAVWRAALEDAVPFEVSPYVNGQFVDRVFLKQGDFLRERIKTGAEAMRDAARAINEAIIEQLRSDPELKERYFQAVAGGARPAWDRPEDAP; encoded by the coding sequence ATGAAGTATGTTTTTTTGGGCAGTTTTATTGTAATGACATTGCTGTCCGTGGCGGCATGGATGTGGCGGCCGGGCGGCCGGGACGACGATCGTGTTGAAATCGTCTGGGTCTGCGACGACAATCCCGTGCGCCGCGAACAGATCGATCTTTTCAATAAACTGAATCCGAAATATTATCTCCGTCTCGATCCGCAGAACATGGGAATGGAAAAGACCATTGTGCAGTGTCTGGCCGGTGTCGGGCCGGATATTTTCGATTGTTACAGCGGTTTTCAGTTGACGGCTTTCGTGCGGTCCGGCATCGCGTACGACTGCACGGAGGCGTTCCGTGATCGCGGGATTGACATCAACAAAGTGTGGCCGTGCCTGCTGCCGCTGGTCCGATATGAAGATCGGGTGTATGGTCATCCCGGTAACGGGGGCGGCCCGGCGCTTTGGTTCAACAAGGCGCTGTTCGACGCGGCGGGCGAGCCGTATCCCCGAAGCGATTGGACATGGCAGGAGTTCCTTCCGATTGCGAAACGGCTTACCCGATTCGATGCAAGAGGGCGGCCTATCCAGTTTGGTCTCATGATGGGTACATGGGACTGGATTGGCGTGTTTCTCGGCCAATGGAATGCGACGATCTATACGCCCGAAGGCACGCGCTGCGTCCTTGATTCGCCCGAGGCGTGCGCGGCGGCGCAGTTTTACCAGGATCTTATCCATGTGCATCGCGTGCTGCCTTCGCCGACCGAGGAACTGGCCATGGCCACGGCGGGGGGCTGGGGTTCCGGCACGATTTCGCTGTTCGGCGCGGGACGCGGCGCGATGGCCGTCGGGGGCCGTTGGTGGCTTTGCATGCTGCGGGGGAAGGATTATGCGCATTTGCGTCTTGGCGCGGTCGAAATGCCCGCAGGGCCGTCACGCCGCCTGTTCGGCTACGGGCGCGCTTCATTGATCAACGCCAAAAGCCCAAACCGCGAAGGAGCGCTCGCGTTCCTCGAATATCTTCACGGTCCCGACTGGAACAATCTCATCAACCGGCAGGCGGACGCACTTGCGCCTGTGATGCAATACAATTATACCGATGAATTTCTGCACAACCCGGAATATCCCGAAGAAGACTACAACGCGGTATGGCGCGCGGCCCTGGAGGATGCCGTGCCTTTCGAAGTGTCGCCGTATGTCAACGGGCAGTTCGTGGACCGCGTTTTCCTCAAGCAGGGCGATTTCCTGCGCGAGCGCATCAAGACGGGCGCGGAGGCGATGCGCGACGCGGCGCGCGCCATCAATGAAGCCATCATTGAACAACTTCGAAGCGATCCTGAATTGAAGGAGCGTTACTTTCAAGCGGTTGCGGGGGGGGCGCGGCCGGCATGGGATCGCCCGGAGGATGCGCCATGA
- a CDS encoding uroporphyrinogen decarboxylase family protein, giving the protein MDDGFDIRLFNLTDRRGEDYSEHNAEVAALWTAFEARRPSRTPVRFTCNPRILMLDPSYNVRGITYREYMNDPEVMGQAVLEFRYWLRHYLPGDAERGLPEQWNVSVDFENHYDAAWFGCPVHYRDGQVPDTTPILNDDNKRMLFDRGMPDPFAGEWAERCLQFLDHFHRKSAQGWTFMGRPVIADKWAPFCGCDGLFTIATSLRGSTAICLDLLTDPDYAAELIEFIHAAVANRMKAWREHFGSPIPTDGFGAADDAIEMLSEEQYQTFVLPLHRRLFDQFATPKNRAMHLCGNAQRHFKTIRDELGVSAFDTGFPIDFGALRKDLGPDVLVSGGAPISFFLQDDLAPLIRETERILNSGIRDGGRFILQEANNLPPCARLAACQAYWEMGRKSTVVS; this is encoded by the coding sequence ATGGACGATGGCTTCGACATTCGGTTGTTCAATCTCACGGATCGCCGCGGGGAAGATTATTCCGAACACAATGCGGAAGTCGCGGCCTTGTGGACGGCCTTCGAAGCGCGAAGGCCGTCGCGTACGCCGGTGCGCTTCACCTGCAATCCGCGCATCTTGATGCTTGATCCCTCGTACAACGTGCGCGGCATCACCTACAGGGAGTATATGAACGATCCGGAGGTAATGGGACAAGCCGTCCTCGAATTCCGGTACTGGCTGCGGCATTATCTTCCCGGCGACGCCGAACGCGGCCTGCCGGAACAATGGAATGTGTCGGTGGATTTCGAGAACCATTACGACGCGGCATGGTTCGGATGTCCGGTGCATTATCGCGACGGCCAAGTGCCCGACACCACGCCCATCCTAAATGATGACAATAAGCGCATGCTGTTCGATCGCGGCATGCCGGATCCCTTTGCGGGCGAATGGGCCGAACGATGCCTGCAATTCCTCGATCATTTCCATCGCAAGAGCGCGCAAGGGTGGACGTTCATGGGGCGGCCCGTTATCGCGGACAAATGGGCGCCGTTCTGCGGATGCGACGGCCTGTTCACGATAGCCACGTCGCTGCGCGGTTCGACGGCGATCTGTCTCGACCTGCTCACCGATCCCGATTATGCGGCCGAATTGATCGAATTCATCCATGCCGCCGTCGCCAATCGCATGAAGGCCTGGCGCGAACACTTTGGAAGCCCCATTCCAACGGACGGATTCGGCGCGGCGGACGACGCCATCGAAATGCTGTCGGAAGAACAATACCAAACGTTCGTACTGCCGCTTCACCGTCGGCTGTTCGATCAGTTCGCGACGCCCAAAAACCGCGCCATGCACCTGTGCGGCAATGCACAGCGTCATTTCAAAACAATCCGCGACGAACTCGGCGTGAGCGCGTTCGACACCGGTTTCCCGATCGATTTCGGCGCGTTGCGCAAAGACCTTGGCCCGGATGTCCTGGTGTCGGGCGGCGCGCCCATTTCCTTCTTTCTGCAGGACGACCTCGCGCCGCTGATTCGCGAAACGGAACGCATCCTGAATTCCGGCATACGCGACGGGGGTCGCTTCATCCTCCAAGAGGCGAACAATCTTCCGCCGTGCGCGCGCCTCGCCGCCTGCCAAGCCTACTGGGAAATGGGCCGCAAGAGCACGGTTGTTTCGTGA
- a CDS encoding Gfo/Idh/MocA family oxidoreductase: protein MKAIDVTIVGGGMITHDLLLPSIYHLQRTGVVAEIAVCALNSPPLCALRDSKDLQGAFPGQSFTPHPAFDTDPGTMFPDLYKQVLAGMKPRQAVVVAMPDPLHYPVIMEAFKHNQHVLCVKPLVLEYKHALEIERIGKEKGLFVGVEYHKRFDTRALMAKRHYEQGHFGQFIMGEAKMIEPYYYRHSNFQNWFTCDQTDPFVYVGCHYVDLVCFITGLKPAAVSVNGIKGRFPNGNEGYLWANGRVIFENGAILSVTDGLGYPDDGAGSNEQCLSMFFEGDGKTGCLKHDDQFRGVSHSYLEGIGCAGSTFNFVSPDFYQLVPWEGPGYKPVGYGFLSVAATIETIRRIENETDGLPESDAIARRRAIIREVDEKGIIATPANSSVNELVMEAARLSILNDGAMVDITHGHQPRVALRAR from the coding sequence ATGAAGGCCATTGACGTGACGATCGTCGGCGGCGGAATGATTACGCATGATTTGCTCCTGCCGTCCATCTATCATCTGCAGCGCACCGGTGTGGTTGCGGAAATCGCCGTGTGTGCGCTGAACAGTCCGCCGCTGTGCGCATTGCGGGATAGCAAGGATCTTCAAGGCGCTTTTCCGGGACAGTCCTTCACGCCGCATCCGGCCTTCGATACCGACCCGGGCACAATGTTTCCCGACCTTTACAAGCAGGTCTTGGCCGGCATGAAACCGCGCCAAGCCGTCGTGGTCGCCATGCCCGATCCGCTGCACTATCCGGTCATCATGGAAGCCTTCAAGCACAATCAGCACGTGCTGTGCGTCAAACCGCTGGTGCTTGAATACAAACATGCGCTCGAAATCGAGCGGATCGGCAAGGAAAAGGGCCTCTTCGTCGGCGTTGAATACCACAAGCGCTTCGATACCCGTGCGTTGATGGCGAAACGGCATTACGAACAGGGGCATTTCGGCCAGTTCATCATGGGCGAAGCCAAGATGATCGAACCGTATTACTACCGGCACTCGAATTTTCAGAACTGGTTTACGTGCGACCAGACCGACCCGTTCGTATACGTCGGCTGCCATTATGTTGATTTGGTGTGCTTTATTACGGGCCTGAAACCCGCCGCGGTTTCCGTCAACGGCATCAAGGGCCGCTTTCCGAACGGCAACGAGGGTTACCTGTGGGCAAACGGCCGCGTCATCTTCGAGAACGGCGCGATCCTCTCCGTCACGGACGGCCTCGGCTATCCCGACGACGGCGCGGGCAGCAACGAGCAATGCCTGAGCATGTTCTTCGAGGGCGACGGCAAGACGGGCTGTCTCAAGCACGACGATCAGTTCCGCGGCGTGTCGCACAGTTATCTCGAAGGCATCGGCTGCGCCGGCTCGACATTCAACTTCGTCAGTCCCGATTTCTACCAGTTGGTTCCCTGGGAAGGGCCCGGATACAAGCCCGTCGGGTATGGATTCCTTTCGGTGGCGGCAACCATTGAAACAATCCGGCGCATCGAGAACGAAACCGATGGCTTGCCTGAATCGGATGCGATTGCCCGGCGCCGCGCGATCATTCGCGAAGTGGATGAAAAAGGCATCATCGCCACGCCCGCCAATTCCAGCGTCAACGAACTCGTCATGGAAGCCGCGCGGCTATCCATCCTCAACGACGGCGCGATGGTGGATATCACTCACGGCCATCAGCCGCGGGTTGCCTTGCGCGCGAGATAG
- a CDS encoding type III pantothenate kinase has protein sequence MLLVMDVGNSNTVMGLYKGDDLLGHWRVCTDNYRTLDELRFLLGMLLDHEGVSLQSIKGCCISSVVPQLNFDLMRVSEQVFGVEAVMVGPGTKTGLIIQVENPKEVGADRIVNAVAAIEEYRGAIIVIDFGTATTLDAITAKAEYRGGVILPGVQTSADALAEKCAKLPRVEISVPGCVIGRNTEDHIRSGLTFGYADMIDGLVDRFETEMGAEPVVVATGGLAHTIAAISRRIQHVDSLLTLKGLKAVYRRNEKGAA, from the coding sequence ATGCTGCTCGTAATGGACGTAGGCAACTCGAACACGGTCATGGGCCTTTACAAGGGGGATGATCTGCTGGGGCATTGGCGGGTTTGCACCGACAATTACCGCACGCTGGACGAACTCCGCTTTCTGCTCGGAATGCTCCTCGATCACGAGGGCGTAAGCCTTCAATCCATCAAGGGTTGTTGCATTTCGAGCGTCGTACCGCAATTGAATTTCGATCTGATGCGCGTCAGCGAGCAGGTCTTCGGCGTCGAGGCCGTCATGGTCGGTCCCGGAACCAAGACCGGGCTGATCATCCAAGTCGAAAACCCGAAGGAAGTCGGCGCGGACCGCATCGTGAACGCCGTGGCCGCCATCGAGGAATACCGGGGCGCCATCATTGTCATAGATTTCGGCACGGCCACCACCCTCGACGCAATAACCGCAAAGGCGGAATATCGCGGCGGGGTCATTCTGCCCGGCGTTCAGACCTCCGCCGACGCCTTGGCTGAAAAATGCGCCAAATTGCCCCGTGTTGAAATATCCGTACCGGGCTGCGTTATCGGCCGCAACACCGAGGATCACATCCGATCAGGTCTTACCTTCGGATACGCGGACATGATTGACGGGCTGGTGGATCGTTTTGAAACGGAAATGGGCGCCGAACCGGTGGTCGTGGCCACGGGCGGCCTTGCCCACACAATTGCGGCGATTTCGCGGCGAATCCAGCATGTGGATTCGCTGCTGACGCTCAAGGGACTCAAGGCCGTGTACCGCAGGAACGAAAAGGGCGCCGCGTGA
- a CDS encoding carbohydrate ABC transporter permease: MSTSNRTFSEWWFRTGRYIASHAFLIVVALTMLLPFLWMVFASFKPLSEIQQFNLNPWPETWQPSNYTDVLNNKDISFKRYYFNSIFVAGWVTLLTCFTSSLAAFAFARLRWPGRDHVFKLYLATMMIPGVVTMIPNYTLMVKMHLLDSYIGLIVPAAFSAFGTFLLRQFMLTIPSSLDEAATIDGASAWQVYWDVILPLARPGLIVLSIFTFMGNYGSFFWPLVLIKSEHLRTLPIGMLYFDTVYGRQTNLIMAASVMNILPLVVLFILMQKYLVQGIQLGAVKG; this comes from the coding sequence ATGTCAACGAGTAATCGCACATTTTCCGAATGGTGGTTCCGGACGGGGCGCTACATCGCGTCGCATGCATTCCTGATCGTGGTGGCGCTTACGATGCTGCTTCCGTTTCTCTGGATGGTTTTCGCGAGTTTCAAGCCGCTGAGCGAGATCCAGCAGTTCAATCTCAATCCATGGCCGGAGACATGGCAGCCGTCGAATTATACGGATGTGCTCAACAACAAGGACATTTCGTTCAAGCGCTACTATTTCAACAGCATTTTCGTCGCGGGGTGGGTGACGCTGCTGACGTGTTTCACAAGTTCGCTCGCGGCGTTCGCGTTTGCGCGGCTGCGTTGGCCCGGCCGCGACCACGTGTTCAAATTGTATCTCGCGACGATGATGATCCCCGGCGTCGTCACGATGATCCCGAACTACACGCTGATGGTGAAGATGCACCTGCTCGATTCGTACATCGGACTGATCGTGCCCGCGGCCTTCAGCGCCTTTGGCACCTTCCTGTTGCGTCAATTCATGTTGACGATTCCGTCGTCGCTCGACGAGGCGGCCACCATTGACGGCGCGTCGGCATGGCAGGTCTATTGGGATGTGATTCTGCCGTTGGCAAGACCCGGACTGATCGTGTTGTCCATTTTCACGTTCATGGGGAATTACGGGAGTTTCTTCTGGCCGCTCGTGCTCATCAAGAGCGAACACCTGCGCACGCTGCCCATCGGCATGCTTTACTTCGACACGGTGTACGGCCGCCAAACCAACCTCATCATGGCCGCGTCCGTCATGAACATCCTGCCGCTTGTCGTCCTGTTCATCCTGATGCAGAAATACCTTGTCCAAGGCATTCAATTGGGCGCGGTGAAGGGGTAG
- a CDS encoding sugar ABC transporter permease: MMRRNRLVLATALCFLLPNFLGFLVFTFFPVLFSLGAAFTNWNLMKTVSFQWVGMGNFMKLFTDHEFWLYFINTIYFMLGMPVAIAASLFLAIILSQRLRGMVAYRTLFYLPSFTSGVALLILWKALYNPNFGPINVIIESVLQWLHLGHIEPPTWLSSTKNLLALSAERVGIVASQFGLGARDAIIIMGIWTAAGGGNMLLYLAGISNIPPELYEAAAIDGAGRWAQFRHVTWPQLAPTTFFIVIMSVIGGLQGGFEQARVMTLGGPAGTTTTLSYYIYTKAFEEFQIGYASAVAWVLFTIVFAITLVNWRFGSRYVNE; this comes from the coding sequence ATGATGCGGCGCAACCGTCTTGTGCTTGCGACGGCGCTGTGCTTTCTGCTGCCGAATTTTCTCGGCTTTCTCGTCTTTACGTTTTTCCCCGTGTTGTTTTCGCTCGGCGCGGCGTTCACCAACTGGAATCTGATGAAAACGGTTTCTTTCCAGTGGGTGGGCATGGGCAATTTCATGAAGCTCTTCACGGATCACGAGTTCTGGCTTTATTTCATCAATACGATTTATTTCATGCTCGGCATGCCCGTCGCCATCGCGGCCTCGTTGTTTCTCGCGATTATCCTGAGCCAACGCCTGCGCGGAATGGTCGCCTACCGCACCCTGTTCTATTTGCCCAGTTTCACGTCCGGCGTCGCGCTGCTGATCTTGTGGAAGGCGCTTTACAACCCGAATTTCGGTCCCATCAACGTCATCATCGAATCGGTCCTGCAATGGCTTCATCTGGGCCACATCGAGCCGCCGACATGGCTTTCCTCGACCAAGAACCTGCTGGCGCTCAGCGCGGAACGGGTCGGGATTGTCGCGAGCCAGTTCGGGCTCGGAGCGCGCGACGCCATCATTATCATGGGCATCTGGACGGCTGCGGGCGGCGGCAACATGCTGTTGTATCTGGCAGGGATATCGAACATCCCGCCGGAACTGTACGAGGCGGCGGCGATTGACGGCGCGGGACGCTGGGCGCAGTTTCGCCACGTGACATGGCCGCAACTGGCGCCCACGACATTCTTCATCGTAATCATGAGCGTAATCGGCGGATTACAGGGCGGATTCGAGCAAGCGCGGGTCATGACGCTCGGCGGTCCCGCCGGCACGACAACAACGTTGTCGTACTACATCTATACCAAGGCCTTCGAGGAATTTCAGATCGGTTACGCCTCCGCCGTGGCGTGGGTGCTGTTTACCATTGTGTTCGCCATTACCTTGGTCAACTGGCGATTCGGGAGTCGCTATGTCAACGAGTAA
- the lptB gene encoding LPS export ABC transporter ATP-binding protein yields the protein MEIDTLNDASEPLLRAEHLTKQFKRRTVVHDVSLEIGEGHIVGLLGPNGAGKTTTFRMIVGMLRPNQGRIWFRGRDITPMPMYQRARQGIAYLPQEPSIFRQLTVRQNLLAVLEYQPLTAEERNRRADALLEELGIAHLAANPAYTLSGGERRRTEICRALVTEPKIFLLDEPFAGIDPIAVADLQTTVTTLKNKGIGVIITDHNVRETLQIIDYAFILSEGRISVMGTPGEIAENPLARKTYLGENFRL from the coding sequence GTGGAAATTGACACATTGAACGACGCCAGCGAACCCCTGTTGCGGGCCGAGCATTTGACTAAACAGTTCAAGCGGCGGACCGTCGTGCATGATGTGTCGCTGGAAATCGGCGAAGGACACATTGTGGGTCTTCTGGGGCCCAACGGCGCCGGCAAAACCACCACGTTCCGGATGATTGTCGGGATGCTCCGTCCAAACCAGGGCCGGATCTGGTTTCGCGGACGCGACATCACCCCTATGCCCATGTACCAACGCGCGCGGCAAGGTATAGCCTATCTTCCCCAGGAACCATCCATATTCCGTCAACTCACCGTGAGGCAGAATCTTTTGGCCGTGCTCGAATACCAGCCGTTGACGGCCGAGGAACGCAACCGTCGCGCGGACGCCTTGTTGGAGGAACTCGGCATCGCCCATCTGGCCGCCAACCCCGCCTACACGCTTTCCGGCGGCGAACGGCGGCGCACCGAAATCTGCCGCGCACTCGTCACAGAACCCAAAATTTTCCTCCTGGATGAACCCTTCGCGGGCATTGACCCCATCGCCGTCGCGGACCTCCAAACCACCGTCACCACACTGAAAAACAAAGGCATCGGGGTCATCATCACCGATCACAACGTCCGCGAAACCCTCCAAATTATTGATTATGCGTTCATTCTCAGTGAAGGCCGGATAAGCGTCATGGGCACGCCCGGGGAAATTGCGGAAAATCCCCTCGCCCGCAAGACGTATCTCGGCGAAAATTTCAGGTTATAG
- a CDS encoding HD domain-containing protein — protein sequence MQEADQRDSGSFMPIKLASLRLDTVTNFDIYFQPAPGQPFVLYSERNVRFTDAVRQRLLDSNLDTVYIRSSHQGAYGRYIEENLAAILEDDAIPVEEKSEALYAASSGLIEDILEEPESADNVKRSKDIIKSTVNFMLTERDSFATLLKQVSLDYKIYTHSVNVVTYSVSLAQRSGHASSATLRELAIGALLHDVGKSRISPEILASNAALSERQWEEMRQHPVYGHEILSATGAVGEIALDIVLHHHEKRRGGGYPDNLSGDSISPFVRIVSIADVFDALTTNRPFQQAQKTFTALSIMRTRLAADLDPELFRAFVDMMGHPTR from the coding sequence ATGCAGGAAGCAGATCAACGGGATTCCGGATCGTTCATGCCGATCAAACTGGCCTCGCTCCGGCTCGACACCGTGACCAATTTCGACATTTATTTTCAGCCGGCGCCGGGTCAGCCGTTTGTTTTGTACAGCGAACGGAACGTTCGTTTTACCGACGCGGTCCGGCAGCGCCTGCTTGACAGCAACCTGGACACAGTCTATATCCGGTCCAGTCATCAGGGCGCCTATGGCCGCTACATTGAGGAAAATCTCGCGGCCATCCTGGAAGACGATGCCATTCCCGTCGAGGAGAAATCCGAGGCGCTTTATGCGGCGTCCAGCGGGTTGATTGAGGACATCCTGGAGGAACCCGAATCGGCGGACAATGTCAAGCGCAGCAAGGACATCATCAAGAGCACGGTGAATTTCATGCTGACCGAACGCGATTCGTTCGCGACGTTGCTCAAGCAGGTTTCACTCGATTACAAGATCTACACGCATAGCGTGAACGTGGTCACCTATTCGGTGTCCCTTGCGCAGCGCAGCGGCCACGCGTCCTCCGCCACCTTGCGCGAACTGGCCATCGGCGCATTGTTGCACGACGTGGGCAAGAGCCGCATCAGCCCGGAGATTCTCGCTTCCAATGCGGCCCTGTCCGAGCGCCAGTGGGAGGAAATGCGGCAACATCCCGTTTACGGACATGAAATTTTGTCTGCGACGGGCGCCGTGGGCGAGATTGCGCTGGACATCGTGCTTCACCACCACGAAAAGCGGCGCGGGGGAGGATACCCCGACAACTTGTCTGGCGACTCGATTTCCCCCTTCGTGCGAATCGTATCCATCGCGGATGTGTTCGACGCGCTTACCACGAACCGGCCGTTTCAGCAGGCGCAAAAAACATTCACTGCCCTGTCCATCATGCGGACAAGGCTTGCCGCCGACCTCGATCCCGAACTCTTCCGCGCGTTCGTGGATATGATGGGCCACCCGACCCGCTGA
- the nadC gene encoding carboxylating nicotinate-nucleotide diphosphorylase, with protein sequence MNKSLKRLVMEALEEDIGHEDITTNRTVPAHTRCRARLVAKQDGVLSGMGVFRLAFDCMKARIEDWQAVSDGARFTRGDELASFKGDARAVLTAERTALNFLQRLSGIATLTARYVAAVEDLNVRICDTRKTTPLMRRLEKEAVVHGGGSNHRFNLFNGILIKENHIRAAGGIGAAVYNASGGAHHLMKIEVEVSNLDEFDEAIRAGADAIMLDNMSLNDMREAVRRARDHHVVIEASGNASLENIRAIAETGVHIISVGALTHSAPAADLSLLFC encoded by the coding sequence ATGAACAAGTCCTTGAAGCGCCTTGTCATGGAGGCGCTCGAAGAAGACATAGGCCACGAGGACATTACGACCAACCGGACGGTTCCAGCGCATACCCGCTGCCGGGCGCGTCTGGTGGCCAAGCAGGACGGCGTATTGAGCGGCATGGGTGTGTTTCGCCTGGCGTTCGACTGTATGAAAGCGCGCATCGAGGATTGGCAGGCGGTTTCGGACGGCGCGCGCTTTACACGGGGGGATGAATTGGCTTCTTTCAAGGGTGACGCCCGCGCGGTGCTGACGGCTGAGCGCACAGCGCTCAATTTCCTCCAGCGGCTTTCCGGCATCGCCACGCTGACGGCCCGCTACGTCGCGGCGGTCGAGGATCTCAACGTGCGCATTTGCGACACACGCAAGACGACGCCATTGATGCGCCGGCTTGAAAAGGAGGCCGTGGTGCATGGCGGCGGATCAAATCACCGGTTCAACCTGTTCAACGGCATTCTAATCAAGGAAAACCATATTCGCGCGGCGGGAGGCATCGGGGCGGCCGTTTACAACGCCTCCGGCGGTGCGCACCATCTCATGAAAATCGAGGTGGAAGTGTCGAACTTGGACGAATTTGACGAGGCGATCCGGGCCGGCGCCGACGCAATCATGCTTGACAACATGAGCCTCAACGACATGCGCGAGGCGGTCCGCCGCGCCCGGGATCATCATGTCGTGATCGAAGCCAGCGGCAACGCGTCGCTGGAAAACATCCGCGCCATCGCGGAAACCGGCGTGCACATCATTTCCGTGGGCGCGTTGACGCACTCGGCGCCCGCGGCGGATCTGTCGCTCCTGTTCTGTTGA